GGTCCAGCTTCACCTTAACAAATATGAATTAAGTTTTATCTCTTTTTACGCACTGAATtataagttattaaaaaaaaataattcctATGTATGATTAGCAATAAAGTATGTAAGAACACCGACGTTAACAGTAGTCGTCTTGAATAAGGAAATTCCAAAGCTCACCCAAACAAACACAAACCCAAaggcaaaaaagaaaaaaaaatcaatcatccACGTTTCTGAGTTTCTGAGTTTTAAGAATTCACATCTTACTGTTCCGCAACCTCAACCCATTTCTTCAACTACACTCAAATTAATCACTAGTCTTACTATTTTGTTCCTCGATTTCAATTCTCCGCATAAGTTTGGGATTAGGGTTTTTCAATTTCCAGAAACCGATAATTTCTCGTACAAATGGTTGAACAATCGGTGCTATCAATAACGAATGAAGGTTCTGATTCTTCTAGAAAAGTATTATCAAAGGGATTCCTCGATTGGGTTTTCCAGTGTCACGGGTTCTGGCACAATGCTGTTTTGATCATCGCTTCGTTtctcttcgttttgtatttggCACTTCAAGCTAAGAAGTGCTTTATAAAGCTCTCCCATGGCCGCTCTTACATCATTATCTCTTATTACGCTTCTCTCTGGCTTGTCAGCATCCTCAATCTCGCTTGGTGCTTTTCCCaggtcttttttttttctttttgttgcaTGGTGCTATTGTTTTTATGATTTTCTAGTGTTGGTGAATGTTGATGCAACGATACTTAGGCCCTGttttaattatagtttaattAACCGAATATATCATGAGTGCTTATGCGTTagctattatttttattaacaaaatacactgttttcataagctatcatTGATAGCTTCCGGAAATAAGCTGAATACAACTTATGGACATGTCTTAAGTTGGTTTGATAAGTTCTCTCAGATAGTCTCCATAAATACTTATACCAGTAGATAAGTTCAAATGTAGTCCAATATTGTGTTGTGAAATTGTTCCAAATATTTGGTGGATTCATATTAGAGTAGTTGAAGTCCATTTGAAATGGTTACTAGTTAGTTGCCACTATTCCACTTAGTTATGAGATAGTTATTCTTTTTAATGAGCTGAAGTGGACTAGAAGTTAACCACTACGGTAGCTGTCGGGACATTTTATATGTTATGGTGCAGGTTCAAACCCGGAATACCCCTCGTGCTCCACATTTAATGTGTGAGTTTCACCGCCCGGCtctttaaaaccaaaaaaatataacaaaatataagcaaaTTTGGCACATCTAAATTCtaacaaaatataagcaaaaaagtaACTTTTTTTTCATCTATTTAATGATTGTATACAAAAAATGCCTTTCATTTAATGaccatttttcatatttaatgtCCACTTTTTTATGCAATTAAATAAGATGAGGGGTAATCTAAGTAATGAAGTTGAACTTCTGAAATGAGAATCATGAGATTAACAAAAGTAATGTGAAAAACTAATTATCTTAATAAGTGTATAAGTGGTTAATTTTGCTTGTATTTTGTAACGGAGGGAGTATATGAAGCTATTTAGCTCACTCGTGCACTCATTCAATTAAATTGATCCTTTACTCTCAATTAGTatctcttttctctcttttgttaaatttgttCCTCTGATAATTCAGGTATGGGAGTGCTCTCCTGGGAAAGAGCTCGCTTGGAACTTGTTATCCTTGTTTACATCTTCTGGAATGCTGTTTCTGGAAGTGAGCTTGCTGGCTTTTTTACTTCAGGGGAATAATGCTAGTGGTGTAGAAGCTTTGACACGAACTTTTGGTATATCTGGTATCATTGTTGGTTTTGATGTCTTGTTAAAGGTAATTCTTTTCGTTTTCGTtagaaatttgatttttcttgTGGGTGTTATCTATAAATAGTTTGAACTTTTCTTTGTTAGGCTATATATCTGTTTGCGTTTGGGATCCCATTGTTCATCGACACTGATTACAGTACTCCTCGCGTGAAGTGGAACTTGTGGGTTGTCCACAAGCTGGTCCTGACTGTTGTTTATGGGCTCATATTGTTCATGTATCATTCTAGGTGGAGAGAAAGGATACCCGgtaagttaatttaatttaagggCTTGTGTTACATTATGTTTGTTtgctattatttttatgatagcataattttttttcttccttttgcAGCAAGACCTGCGTTCTACAAGTATGTTATTGTTATGTTCATCTTGAATGCAATTGCATTGTTTGCTTGTGGGCTTACTGGAAACGGCGCTGCTTTTGGTTTCTGGTTAGATTCTTCTATAGCTTGACAGAATAGTAATTGTTTTGAACTTCCTTCTTTTCTAAAGCTTTGTGTTTACTTTTGTTCACAGGTTTTATCATGTCACTGTTGTGTGTTACCATGCCTTTTATCTTCCACTGCTCTATATTACATTTCTGGCAGACTTTTTTCAGGTTACAATGTGCTTTACTCGATGGccagtttttgtttttttacgtTTGTGGTTAGGACATCCTGACTGATTGTACTTCTTTTGATCACAGGAGGAAGATTTTCACATGGAGAATGTGTATTACTCTGAAATGAAAGATGCTGGTTTCTTCGAATCAGATTGGGAGTGATGTGGTATTAAATGTTAGATTAGATTAATAAGTCCTCAATTTATTAATTGCAGGCCAGGACATACCTTTCacaaaatatgtaaataaaGTAAATATGTTTGTAGATTGCTTTGtataactttaatatttttggaagaaaaaaaagttcgTAGATAGTAACCTCCTTGAGTGTTTGATGACCAGATTACAATCACCACAGGTTTCAGTAACATTTGCATGTTCTATGAGgatttatgttaaatttttgAAGCCTGTTGGTGCAATGAATCATAAGGGCCACTGGACAAACATCTTAATTAACCCCTTATTGAACAGAGTTTTATactatgaatttttttgaatgagCGAATTCTACAATGAAAGGGAAAATGAGGGTAGACTATTTTTTGACAAAGAGGTAGACTCTTGTAAGTTTCTTATGTATtgtatttataaattagttttataaagGTATCACAAGTTATGTTCACTTCAAACACTGGTATTAGAGTACTTATTGTATAAGATAAATGCCTTCTAGTTgttaaaacaattaattttgttttaatcatataacatgaatgaaaaaaattgatattatactCTGATTTTTCCGAATACATTACATCACACATTGTGTTGCATTAGCATCTACCACCTCATTCTTTTGTGAAAATATCTTTAGTTTATAATAAAGAAATACTATCTActcaaatttttgtttgttttcaatatttcatgattaatttaagaataaatatttcattaggTTATTAATTGAAGTACATGTATGCCGACGATTCAGGTCTCATAGAAATCAAGACAGTCCTAAATTTAAGGAAAAGTGGCACTTCTGAGTACTGATATACTAGATTCTATAATAAGAAAGAAGGGGCTAAATCAAGCGACTTGCTTCCTTggtaataatgaattttattttaaaagttaaaactaaTCTTTCTCTAGCTCCTCTCTCTCAAACCTTAAAACAGTTTAcacaatatatgtatttttttttatcttaggCAGAATAATGATCGGAATTGTAACGAATGCAAGTAAGGTTAATGGAGTTATGTCAATTATCTATGCTTATTAGTCATTATTATGTATTGCATGTTCAATAACATGAAGTACAGCAAACAATTTGATCAACTTTTCAAATTACGCAGCTTTTTTTCTCTAAAACTACTAGCTCAGCtaattagtttttcttttcaGACCTACGAAACAAGACAATAAATAGCAGACTATGCAGATACTCGAGACTCAACCACCCATACTATATGATATAATATGGATCATAACTATGCATGTCTGCAAACGTCGTTTTACTTCAACTGATACAATTTTTCCTCTAAGGACTCTGTTTACTGATGATATCCTCGATAAGATCTGCAGCTTCTTGAACTGTTGAGATGCTCTGTGCACTATCCTCTTCGACGCTGATGCCAAATTCCTCCTCGAGCCCCATCACAATCTCAACCTGAAGGGCATTGCATGTAAATGAAATTCAAAACAATTGTCATGCTTATTAATTTACACTCAGATTTTGGTAAATAAATCCAACTAGCATTATACAAAAGCAGTTGTAATATGTCTGACAATATTACAGTTACCGTGTCAAGTGAATCAGCTCCAAGAGCAGCAAATTTTGATTCGCCACTAACATTAGAGTCATCTGGTAAAGCCAGCTGCTTCTTTACTATCGTGCATACTTTTTCCACTGTCTCCAGTTTAGCCTGCACAACACATTCAGCATAAGCATGAAAATGGAAGATACACTCCCTAAAAACAGAGGAGAAAATCAAAGGAATTGTTACATATGTGCAGGACAGAGAGAAAAGCATTCAGAAACAAAAAATTGGATTCGACCTATGCCTCAAGATAATCAGTCAAAGTGTCTAGATATATAGACTACTGAACTGTGTAAACATAGTTAGACTAGTATTAAACTGTCAGCATAAAACATTGACTTACAAagcatattaaaattttatagaacattgactaataaaaaaattcaaaacttatATATCTGTAAAATCATCAGTACCAAAAATTCTAGATGCTGCAGTTTGAACAGATAAAACCATCTCCAATCTTAAAAGGCATGGAAA
The genomic region above belongs to Cicer arietinum cultivar CDC Frontier isolate Library 1 chromosome 4, Cicar.CDCFrontier_v2.0, whole genome shotgun sequence and contains:
- the LOC101515215 gene encoding protein CANDIDATE G-PROTEIN COUPLED RECEPTOR 2; translated protein: MVEQSVLSITNEGSDSSRKVLSKGFLDWVFQCHGFWHNAVLIIASFLFVLYLALQAKKCFIKLSHGRSYIIISYYASLWLVSILNLAWCFSQVWECSPGKELAWNLLSLFTSSGMLFLEVSLLAFLLQGNNASGVEALTRTFGISGIIVGFDVLLKAIYLFAFGIPLFIDTDYSTPRVKWNLWVVHKLVLTVVYGLILFMYHSRWRERIPARPAFYKYVIVMFILNAIALFACGLTGNGAAFGFWFYHVTVVCYHAFYLPLLYITFLADFFQEEDFHMENVYYSEMKDAGFFESDWE
- the LOC101514887 gene encoding acyl carrier protein 1, chloroplastic-like; the protein is MATNTVIRASHSMLSFQPQFNHTRAATSTASQRSTLISSYGRREVSFSSQQRSIRLTVSYAAKLETVEKVCTIVKKQLALPDDSNVSGESKFAALGADSLDTVEIVMGLEEEFGISVEEDSAQSISTVQEAADLIEDIISKQSP